A window of Clostridium sp. Marseille-P299 contains these coding sequences:
- a CDS encoding IS91 family transposase, with the protein MFSKVNKTEHFVPGFICVLHTFGRSLQWNPHIHCLISESATGNITLWRPFKHYNYLQLRNAFRTALLNEMETVIEPSFKKMKSYIYKYCPNGFYVRAKPNKCDPNTAIKYIGRYLGRPVIATKRIDSYDGTNVTFHYNRHEDEKLIVETIPVLDFIARLIQHIPEKHFKMIRYYGIYARHRKEDSKLRRAISKEKQRIFLSFNRWRDSILASFGYDPLRCPNCSSSMLILELYHNKKRVPLDELYEKVMQNYKFHT; encoded by the coding sequence ATGTTTTCAAAAGTAAATAAAACGGAGCATTTTGTCCCTGGTTTTATTTGTGTCCTACATACATTTGGACGTAGCCTACAATGGAACCCTCATATTCATTGCCTTATCTCCGAAAGTGCAACTGGCAATATCACTCTTTGGCGCCCTTTTAAACATTACAATTACCTTCAACTTCGTAATGCCTTTCGCACCGCATTACTCAATGAAATGGAAACTGTCATTGAGCCTTCTTTTAAGAAGATGAAATCTTATATTTATAAATATTGCCCTAATGGATTCTATGTTCGTGCAAAACCGAATAAATGTGATCCTAACACAGCAATTAAATACATAGGGCGTTACCTTGGCCGACCAGTAATCGCAACGAAACGTATTGATTCTTACGATGGAACTAATGTTACATTTCATTACAATCGACATGAGGATGAAAAACTAATTGTAGAAACTATACCTGTTCTAGATTTTATTGCTCGACTAATCCAACACATCCCAGAAAAACATTTTAAAATGATACGATACTATGGGATTTATGCTAGGCATCGTAAAGAAGATTCTAAACTTAGACGCGCAATCTCAAAAGAGAAACAACGCATCTTTTTATCCTTTAATCGATGGCGCGATTCCATTTTGGCCTCCTTTGGCTATGATCCACTTCGTTGTCCTAATTGTAGTAGCTCTATGCTTATTCTTGAGCTCTACCACAACAAAAAACGTGTACCGCTAGATGAACTATATGAAAAGGTAATGCAAAATTATAAATTTCACACATAG